Proteins found in one Alicyclobacillus cycloheptanicus genomic segment:
- a CDS encoding aspartate dehydrogenase, translating into MRIGFIGYGAIGRDVIERIGREPSGDWVVTGVLTRSDRMIPGIPSTSRLSEFLEYEMDLVIEAAGQDAVRAYAVPILDAGCSLVITSVGALCDDGLARDIEAAAAASGVRVFFPSCALAGLDRIAAAREGRLDRVSLTTRKPPAAWYGTGVEHRYDLDRLTAPVRVFQGSAREAAQRYPQSVNVAAAVGLAGVGLDQTSVEIWVDPACQHNVHQVEVEGEFGRFSFEVNNFPSENPKTGVIVAMSIMKLLKNLTAPFVMGI; encoded by the coding sequence TTGCGCATTGGGTTCATCGGGTACGGGGCCATCGGCCGAGATGTTATCGAAAGAATCGGTCGTGAACCATCTGGTGACTGGGTCGTAACGGGGGTTCTGACCCGCTCTGACCGCATGATTCCGGGCATTCCTTCCACCTCCAGGTTGTCTGAGTTTCTGGAATATGAGATGGACCTTGTCATCGAGGCCGCCGGACAGGATGCGGTGCGCGCCTATGCGGTGCCGATTCTGGACGCTGGCTGTTCCCTGGTCATCACGAGTGTCGGCGCGCTGTGCGATGACGGGCTCGCCAGGGACATCGAGGCCGCCGCGGCTGCGTCGGGCGTGCGCGTGTTCTTTCCCTCCTGTGCGTTGGCCGGACTGGACCGCATCGCGGCAGCTCGGGAAGGGCGCCTCGACCGTGTGTCGCTGACGACGCGCAAGCCGCCTGCCGCCTGGTATGGCACGGGCGTCGAACACCGGTACGATCTCGACCGTCTCACCGCCCCGGTTCGTGTTTTCCAAGGCTCGGCGCGTGAAGCTGCCCAGCGCTATCCGCAAAGTGTGAACGTCGCGGCTGCCGTGGGACTGGCTGGCGTTGGATTAGATCAAACGAGCGTGGAGATTTGGGTCGACCCAGCTTGTCAGCACAATGTTCACCAGGTTGAGGTCGAGGGGGAGTTTGGGCGGTTTTCCTTTGAAGTGAACAATTTCCCATCCGAGAACCCGAAAACGGGCGTCATTGTCGCCATGAGCATCATGAAGCTTCTGAAAAACTTGACCGCGCCGTTTGTCATGGGCATTTAG
- a CDS encoding NRAMP family divalent metal transporter, whose product MEALKAANPPRGSIKRLLRIIALFGPGIIVMLANTDAGCIITAAQSGAQWGYAMVLPQLVLIPIVYLVQEITVRLGVATGKGHGDLIREHFGQKWAWLSVSTLFLSAIGALVTEFSGVAGVGELFGISPRYSVSVATLILIGLGFTGSYKRVERIGIAMGLFELLLLPAALMAHPSAHALWSGLSTIPLGNPSYTFLLAANVGAVIMPWMIFYQQSAVVDRGLGKHHLKAARWDTLTGSIVTQLVMIAVVVMIAATIGKVNPNQPLNDVGQIAGGLLPFLGAAGAKVVFGLGMLGASFVAALVVSLAGAWGIGEVVGFPHSVNNKVREAKWFYVVYTLAHIGGAALVFSGINLVNLSVDTEVMNALLLPIVLGFLLLLEAKVLPAEWRMKGAYKWTVWVISAVVMSFGLYMGLRILV is encoded by the coding sequence TTGGAAGCACTGAAAGCGGCCAACCCACCACGGGGCTCCATCAAAAGACTCTTGCGTATCATCGCGCTGTTTGGTCCGGGCATCATTGTGATGCTGGCCAACACCGATGCGGGGTGTATCATCACGGCCGCACAGTCTGGGGCGCAGTGGGGATACGCAATGGTGCTTCCGCAGCTTGTACTGATTCCCATCGTATACTTGGTTCAAGAAATCACGGTCCGTCTCGGCGTTGCCACGGGAAAGGGCCATGGGGATTTGATTCGCGAGCACTTTGGGCAGAAGTGGGCATGGCTGTCCGTCTCCACGTTGTTCTTGTCTGCGATTGGCGCGCTGGTCACAGAGTTCAGCGGCGTGGCCGGGGTGGGTGAATTGTTCGGCATCTCGCCTCGCTACAGTGTGTCGGTGGCCACGCTTATTTTAATTGGCCTCGGTTTTACCGGCAGCTACAAGCGGGTGGAGCGCATCGGCATTGCGATGGGGCTGTTTGAACTGCTGCTGCTCCCGGCCGCGCTGATGGCGCATCCGAGTGCGCACGCCCTGTGGTCCGGACTCTCCACCATCCCGCTCGGAAACCCCTCTTATACGTTTTTGCTGGCGGCCAATGTGGGGGCCGTCATTATGCCGTGGATGATTTTTTATCAGCAGTCCGCCGTCGTCGACCGGGGGCTTGGAAAGCACCATTTGAAGGCGGCGCGGTGGGACACCCTGACGGGATCGATTGTGACGCAGCTGGTGATGATTGCGGTCGTGGTGATGATCGCGGCCACCATCGGCAAGGTGAATCCGAATCAACCGCTGAACGACGTCGGCCAAATTGCCGGCGGCCTGCTGCCCTTTCTCGGTGCGGCGGGGGCCAAAGTGGTGTTCGGTCTGGGCATGCTGGGGGCCAGTTTCGTCGCGGCGCTGGTGGTTTCGCTGGCGGGCGCCTGGGGCATCGGCGAGGTGGTCGGATTTCCGCACAGCGTCAACAACAAGGTGCGGGAGGCCAAGTGGTTCTATGTGGTGTACACCCTCGCGCACATCGGCGGGGCGGCACTGGTGTTCAGCGGCATCAACCTCGTCAACCTGTCCGTCGACACGGAGGTCATGAACGCGCTGCTGCTTCCCATTGTCCTTGGCTTCTTACTATTGTTGGAGGCGAAAGTGCTGCCGGCGGAGTGGCGGATGAAAGGCGCGTACAAGTGGACGGTGTGGGTGATTTCCGCCGTCGTGATGTCCTTTGGGTTGTACATGGGGCTTCGAATCCTGGTGTGA
- a CDS encoding YjbE family putative metal transport protein (Members of this highly hydrophobic protein family,regularly are found preceded by the yybP-ykoY manganese riboswitch (see RF00080). A metal cation transport function is proposed.) — translation MHIGVHVMVVIAEIVFINLLLSSDNAVAIAAVLYGLPERIRKRALVYGTLLLIVLLIALTGIASRLMHFSGVEMAGGALMEYIALKLVLSDEQEADPKAKHDGSLWKAMLLVLLIDLVMSLDNVVAIAGIAQNQVLPMAIALAISIPIMVWGSQIICRLLTRFRILLWVGAGILSWTAASVFMRDTLMLHWFAANDLAKAAIGLGVALWSLLLAWVWQQFRARASRAAASNVSCPEEVQHLPGQNS, via the coding sequence ATGCATATCGGAGTGCATGTGATGGTCGTCATCGCCGAAATCGTATTTATCAACCTCCTGCTCAGCAGCGACAACGCCGTCGCCATCGCTGCCGTGCTATACGGCTTGCCGGAACGTATCCGCAAACGCGCCCTCGTCTACGGCACTCTTCTGTTGATCGTCCTGCTGATCGCGCTGACGGGCATTGCCAGCCGGCTCATGCACTTCTCTGGCGTGGAGATGGCTGGCGGCGCACTGATGGAGTACATCGCGTTGAAGCTGGTGCTTTCCGACGAACAGGAAGCGGACCCCAAGGCAAAACACGACGGCTCCCTGTGGAAGGCGATGCTGCTCGTCCTGCTCATCGACCTTGTGATGAGCCTGGACAACGTGGTAGCCATCGCCGGGATCGCGCAGAACCAGGTGCTGCCCATGGCCATCGCGCTGGCCATCAGCATTCCCATCATGGTGTGGGGCAGTCAAATCATATGTCGTTTGCTCACCCGGTTTCGTATCTTGTTATGGGTGGGAGCCGGGATTTTGTCCTGGACGGCGGCCAGTGTATTCATGCGAGACACGCTGATGCTTCACTGGTTTGCAGCAAACGACCTCGCAAAGGCTGCCATCGGGCTGGGCGTCGCGCTGTGGTCGCTGCTCTTGGCGTGGGTGTGGCAGCAGTTTCGTGCACGCGCGTCGCGGGCCGCGGCATCGAACGTGTCGTGCCCAGAGGAAGTCCAACATTTGCCTGGCCAAAACTCCTAA
- a CDS encoding DUF5684 domain-containing protein, which translates to MSGYLGLFGIFMVLGAFIFVIGLGIYILEAFAFFMAFRKAGVHHAWLAFIPIAQLWPYMRVIKKSAWNLLWLLVPIVDVVFVIIWQARFLKAFGISRWWLLLYIGTVIPGVNYAVSIAFIVIYCIIGFSASRQYNPNFDVPPSLPPGFSV; encoded by the coding sequence GTGTCGGGATATTTGGGACTCTTCGGGATTTTTATGGTGCTTGGAGCATTCATCTTTGTCATTGGATTGGGCATTTACATCCTGGAGGCGTTTGCTTTTTTCATGGCCTTCCGAAAAGCGGGCGTCCATCATGCCTGGCTGGCGTTTATCCCCATCGCCCAGCTGTGGCCCTATATGCGCGTGATCAAAAAGAGCGCGTGGAATCTTCTGTGGTTGTTGGTTCCAATCGTCGACGTGGTGTTTGTCATCATCTGGCAGGCGCGGTTCTTGAAGGCCTTCGGTATCAGCCGCTGGTGGCTGCTGTTGTACATCGGCACGGTGATTCCAGGGGTGAACTACGCGGTGAGCATCGCGTTCATTGTGATTTACTGCATCATCGGATTCTCCGCCAGCCGCCAATACAACCCTAACTTCGATGTACCGCCGTCGCTGCCGCCTGGTTTCTCGGTTTGA
- a CDS encoding sugar ABC transporter substrate-binding protein gives MKQKKGIVAGIAVIAAMTLATACGSSGGGNGTSNGSGGSGSKGGKMIALLLPDTTSSARYETQDKPDFEKEVKALDPSITVDYENAQGSDSTQQQQAEAAITNGAQVLVIDPVDSQSAATIVNEANQAGVKVISYDRMIENAKVDYYVSFDNEEVGKLQGEYIAQHTPKGGTVVMIDGAQTDNNALQFAQGAHAVLDPLFKSGQLRKGYESYTPNWDPSNGQREMEAALTKLNNKVNAVLAANDGLAGAVIQALAAQGLAGKVPVTGQDATDAGLHDIMQGTQSMTVYKAVPKEAKLAAELAVDIVDNKPIPSSLVNTKVNNGAEDVPAALLQPVVVTKQNIQSTVIKDGFTTMQKIEHPSS, from the coding sequence ATGAAGCAAAAGAAAGGGATTGTGGCAGGCATCGCCGTCATCGCGGCGATGACACTCGCGACCGCTTGCGGGAGCAGCGGCGGTGGCAACGGAACGTCCAACGGGTCGGGAGGCTCGGGCTCGAAAGGCGGGAAGATGATTGCGCTCCTGCTGCCGGATACAACCTCCTCGGCGCGCTACGAGACACAGGATAAGCCGGATTTCGAGAAGGAAGTCAAGGCGCTCGACCCGAGTATTACGGTCGATTACGAGAATGCGCAAGGCAGCGATTCGACACAGCAGCAGCAGGCGGAAGCCGCGATCACCAACGGCGCGCAGGTGCTGGTGATTGACCCGGTGGATTCGCAGTCGGCGGCAACGATTGTGAACGAGGCGAACCAGGCCGGCGTGAAAGTGATTTCCTATGACCGAATGATTGAAAACGCGAAAGTGGACTACTACGTCTCCTTCGATAATGAAGAGGTTGGGAAGCTGCAAGGCGAGTACATCGCGCAGCACACGCCGAAAGGGGGGACGGTCGTGATGATTGACGGTGCCCAGACGGACAACAACGCGCTGCAATTCGCGCAAGGCGCGCACGCCGTTCTCGACCCCCTGTTCAAGAGCGGGCAGCTCAGGAAGGGGTACGAGAGTTACACGCCCAACTGGGATCCGAGCAACGGGCAACGGGAGATGGAAGCGGCGCTTACGAAACTGAATAACAAAGTCAACGCTGTGCTCGCAGCGAACGACGGGCTTGCGGGTGCGGTTATCCAGGCCCTGGCGGCCCAGGGACTCGCCGGCAAAGTGCCGGTGACCGGCCAGGACGCCACGGATGCTGGGCTGCACGACATCATGCAGGGCACGCAGTCGATGACGGTGTACAAGGCGGTCCCGAAGGAAGCCAAACTTGCGGCAGAGCTGGCGGTTGACATCGTGGACAACAAACCGATTCCGTCGAGCCTGGTGAACACCAAGGTGAACAACGGCGCCGAGGACGTCCCCGCTGCGTTGCTGCAGCCCGTCGTTGTGACGAAGCAGAACATCCAGTCGACGGTCATCAAGGATGGCTTCACCACGATGCAGAAGATTGAACATCCGTCGAGCTGA
- a CDS encoding ROK family protein: MSKTMDSTAMRQVNKKLVTQLIYERSPVSRISVSQMTGLNKATVSSLVDDLIRDQYVIEVGYGRSRRGRKPVMLEFNAKAGYCIGVNVQITYVTTVLTDLMGQIVHKHVRPIDFSQHQFSAAELKHILLTEIDAVAAKAPASPHGIIGAGIALPGMVNFETGLAYYLPNIEITEWDVCQALSKHLTFPVFIDNDGNCGALSAYRAHPSTPLVFVNVGIGVGTGIVIDGEVFRGYKGIAGEFGHMTISTIGLLCRCGNYGCWEQYASEQALLRYLQERGQMEASADLESQFAQIVVERAVQGDVHYQEALTTLGGYLGIGIANIANGVNPERIVIGGPIAAGAAWLRPAIRSVLRHRSILSNKDVEIDFAEEDAVVSGAARLCIAHLIL; encoded by the coding sequence ATGAGCAAGACCATGGACTCCACCGCCATGCGGCAGGTGAATAAGAAACTCGTAACCCAGCTGATTTATGAACGCAGCCCGGTGTCGCGCATCTCGGTGTCGCAAATGACAGGCTTGAACAAAGCGACTGTCTCCTCGCTGGTCGACGACCTCATCCGGGACCAATACGTGATTGAAGTTGGCTACGGCCGCTCGCGGCGGGGACGCAAGCCGGTGATGCTGGAATTTAACGCAAAAGCCGGCTACTGCATTGGGGTGAACGTGCAAATCACCTATGTGACCACGGTCCTGACGGACCTCATGGGGCAAATCGTGCACAAGCACGTCCGCCCGATTGATTTTTCCCAACATCAGTTCTCGGCGGCGGAGCTGAAACACATTCTCCTGACCGAAATTGACGCCGTCGCCGCCAAGGCGCCGGCCAGTCCGCACGGCATCATCGGCGCGGGCATCGCCTTGCCTGGCATGGTGAACTTCGAAACGGGCCTCGCCTACTATCTGCCCAACATTGAAATCACGGAATGGGACGTCTGTCAGGCCCTCTCAAAGCACCTCACCTTTCCCGTCTTCATCGACAATGATGGAAACTGCGGCGCATTGTCCGCCTACCGGGCCCACCCCTCCACCCCGCTGGTGTTTGTCAACGTGGGCATCGGCGTCGGGACCGGCATCGTCATTGACGGCGAAGTGTTCCGAGGCTACAAAGGCATCGCAGGCGAATTCGGCCATATGACCATCTCGACCATCGGGTTGTTGTGCCGGTGCGGCAACTATGGCTGCTGGGAACAATACGCCTCCGAGCAGGCGCTCCTCCGCTATTTGCAGGAAAGGGGCCAGATGGAGGCGTCCGCAGACTTGGAGTCGCAGTTCGCGCAGATTGTCGTGGAGCGAGCTGTGCAGGGGGACGTTCACTATCAGGAGGCACTCACCACACTGGGCGGATACCTAGGCATCGGGATCGCCAATATTGCCAACGGCGTGAACCCGGAACGCATCGTCATCGGCGGCCCCATCGCTGCCGGGGCAGCGTGGCTTCGGCCCGCGATTCGCTCGGTGCTCCGTCACCGCTCGATTCTCTCCAATAAAGACGTCGAGATTGACTTTGCAGAGGAAGACGCGGTGGTCAGCGGGGCGGCTCGCCTCTGCATCGCCCACCTGATTTTGTGA